In one window of Massilibacterium senegalense DNA:
- the hemB gene encoding porphobilinogen synthase has protein sequence MFKRHRRLRKNKQMRALVRENHLHVEDFIYPIFVTEGENIKKEVPSMTGVYNFSLDCLNEEIAELEQLGIVSIILFGIPAEKDVCGTGAFEDNGIIQKATRQIKRNFPNMIVIADTCLCEYTSTGHCGVCDEHGRVLNDESLQYHAKTAVSQAKAGADIIAPSSMMDGFVETIREVLDEAGFEEIPIMSYAVKYASAFYGPFRDAADGAPQFGDRKSYQMDPANRLEAFREAASDVEEGADFLIVKPALSYLDIIRDVRNEFDLPIVAYNVSGEYAMIKAACQNGWLDEKAVVTEKLLSMKRAGCDLIITYHAKDVAKWLKEEQ, from the coding sequence GTGTTTAAACGTCATCGTCGATTAAGAAAAAATAAACAAATGCGGGCATTAGTTCGTGAAAATCATTTGCATGTAGAAGATTTTATTTACCCTATTTTTGTGACAGAAGGGGAAAATATAAAAAAAGAAGTTCCATCTATGACAGGTGTTTATAATTTTTCCTTAGATTGTTTAAATGAAGAAATTGCAGAATTAGAGCAACTAGGAATTGTCAGTATTATTTTATTTGGTATACCAGCTGAAAAAGATGTATGTGGAACAGGTGCTTTTGAGGACAATGGAATTATTCAAAAAGCAACGAGACAAATTAAACGGAATTTTCCAAATATGATTGTCATAGCGGATACGTGTCTATGTGAATATACAAGCACTGGACATTGTGGTGTGTGTGATGAGCACGGTCGTGTATTAAATGATGAAAGTTTACAGTATCATGCGAAAACTGCCGTATCTCAAGCAAAAGCGGGAGCGGATATTATTGCTCCATCAAGCATGATGGATGGATTTGTTGAAACAATTCGAGAAGTATTAGATGAAGCTGGATTCGAAGAGATTCCAATCATGTCGTACGCTGTAAAATATGCTTCTGCTTTTTATGGTCCTTTCCGTGATGCAGCAGATGGTGCTCCGCAATTTGGAGATAGAAAATCATATCAAATGGATCCGGCCAATCGTTTAGAAGCATTTCGTGAAGCAGCAAGCGATGTGGAAGAAGGTGCCGATTTTCTTATTGTAAAACCAGCCCTTTCTTACTTAGATATTATCCGAGATGTTCGCAACGAATTTGATTTACCAATCGTTGCATACAATGTAAGTGGGGAATATGCGATGATTAAAGCGGCTTGCCAAAACGGTTGGTTAGATGAAAAAGCAGTCGTAACTGAAAAATTACTAAGTATGAAACGCGCTGGTTGTGATTTAATTATTACGTATCACGCAAAAGATGTTGCGAAATGGTTAAAAGAAGAGCAATAA
- a CDS encoding uroporphyrinogen-III synthase has product MTYLTGKRVLVTRAKGQNKAFSKKLIEVQAIPVEVPLLTFQLPNNINAIQQEFSKLQSYTWTVFTSVNGVRYFFELLDRFQVAFPDTMKIAAVGIKTEQALQEYGRKADLIPDEFVGESLAEHLMRVLTKQDAVFMPRGQLARKKLYDELVQFGVRVSDVTIYETVRNDAIKDTLNTMIQLEQIDVITFTSPSTVRFFMELLEEQNRTYIKDAVVCSIGPITTAACIRQQLLVAIEATPYTIDGMIDAMQQFFKRSE; this is encoded by the coding sequence GTGACGTATTTAACAGGAAAACGAGTACTTGTTACGAGAGCAAAAGGACAAAATAAAGCATTTTCAAAAAAATTAATAGAAGTGCAGGCAATCCCTGTAGAAGTGCCGCTTTTAACGTTTCAACTTCCAAATAACATAAATGCTATTCAACAAGAATTTTCAAAATTGCAGTCATATACGTGGACGGTTTTTACGAGTGTGAATGGTGTCCGATATTTTTTTGAGCTTTTAGACCGCTTTCAAGTAGCCTTTCCTGATACGATGAAAATTGCTGCAGTCGGTATAAAAACAGAACAAGCGCTACAGGAATATGGCAGGAAAGCAGATTTAATTCCAGATGAATTTGTTGGCGAGAGTTTAGCAGAACATTTAATGCGCGTATTAACGAAACAAGATGCTGTTTTTATGCCTCGCGGTCAGCTCGCCCGAAAAAAATTGTACGATGAACTCGTTCAGTTTGGTGTTCGAGTGAGCGATGTGACGATATATGAAACGGTTAGAAATGATGCCATAAAAGATACATTAAATACAATGATACAATTAGAGCAAATAGATGTAATCACATTTACAAGTCCTTCTACGGTACGCTTTTTTATGGAATTGTTAGAGGAACAAAATCGAACGTACATAAAAGATGCTGTCGTTTGTTCTATCGGACCAATTACGACAGCAGCATGCATACGTCAACAGTTACTAGTAGCAATCGAAGCAACACCGTATACGATTGATGGAATGATAGATGCGATGCAACAATTTTTTAAAAGGAGTGAATGA
- the hemC gene encoding hydroxymethylbilane synthase, producing the protein MRKIIVGSRRSKLALTQTKWVIEQLKSFGFPFEFEIKEIVTKGDKILDVTLSKVGGKGLFVKEIEQAMLDKKIDMAVHSMKDMPAVLPEGLIIGCVPKRVDYRDVLISKDNIPLEQLKTGAIVGTSSLRRSAQLLAKRPDLQIEPIRGNIDTRLRKLKEENFDAIILAAAGLERMGWSKETVTEFLEPDVCLPAVGQGALSIECREDDDELRQLLDRFNDQETYDTVMAERAFLDEMEGSCQVPIAGHAVLKDNEIEITALVATTDGKTVLKETVSGENAQQIGVAVANRLKEKGATHILASVKKDLS; encoded by the coding sequence ATGCGAAAAATTATTGTTGGTTCACGCAGAAGTAAATTAGCATTAACACAAACAAAATGGGTTATTGAACAATTAAAATCTTTCGGATTCCCTTTTGAATTTGAAATTAAAGAAATTGTCACGAAAGGCGACAAAATTTTAGATGTGACATTGTCTAAGGTTGGGGGAAAAGGATTATTTGTAAAAGAAATTGAACAAGCAATGCTCGATAAAAAAATTGATATGGCAGTACATAGTATGAAAGATATGCCTGCGGTTTTACCTGAAGGATTAATTATCGGTTGTGTGCCAAAACGAGTAGATTACCGTGATGTGTTGATTTCAAAAGATAATATTCCGCTTGAGCAATTAAAAACGGGTGCGATTGTAGGTACAAGTAGTTTACGGCGTTCCGCACAATTGTTAGCAAAACGACCAGATTTACAAATTGAACCGATTCGTGGAAATATCGATACTCGTTTAAGAAAACTAAAAGAAGAAAATTTTGATGCGATTATTTTAGCAGCTGCTGGTCTTGAAAGAATGGGATGGTCGAAAGAAACGGTTACCGAATTTTTAGAACCAGATGTTTGTTTACCAGCAGTTGGACAAGGTGCGCTTTCTATTGAGTGTCGTGAAGACGACGATGAGTTACGACAATTGTTAGATCGTTTTAATGATCAAGAAACATACGATACAGTTATGGCAGAACGTGCTTTCTTAGACGAAATGGAAGGTAGTTGTCAAGTTCCTATCGCAGGACATGCTGTTCTGAAAGACAACGAAATAGAAATAACTGCTCTTGTAGCAACAACAGACGGAAAAACCGTTTTAAAAGAAACTGTTTCAGGTGAAAATGCACAACAAATCGGAGTGGCAGTAGCGAATCGCTTGAAAGAAAAAGGAGCTACTCATATTTTAGCATCTGTCAAAAAGGACTTGTCTTAA
- a CDS encoding cytochrome C assembly family protein: protein MGELHINWLTDVTIILYALSVLGYFIDFLQNNRKVNRLAFWLLSIVWFLQTVSIIYKYMMTERFPVLTIFEGLLFYSWVLVTLSLLINRLSRIDFIVFFTNVLGFLMLSLHLFMPTDQVPLVVQAQLMSELLSIHITMALIAYGAFTFAFVFSGMYLLQHQMLKQKKWTIRMKRFGNLSRLENLAYYSTMLGVPLLLLSIILGIIWAMAKLTIFVWLDPKVLTTLFIIGLYSFYLYMKVTEKKQGKSLAWINIMAFLCVLINLFLSTRLSNFHLWYQ from the coding sequence ATGGGAGAATTGCATATTAATTGGCTGACAGATGTCACGATTATATTGTATGCGTTAAGCGTCCTTGGCTATTTTATTGATTTTTTACAAAACAACCGGAAGGTCAATCGCTTGGCCTTCTGGTTGCTTTCTATTGTTTGGTTTTTGCAAACGGTTTCGATAATATATAAATACATGATGACGGAGCGCTTTCCGGTTTTAACGATATTTGAGGGGCTACTGTTTTATTCTTGGGTTTTAGTGACATTGTCGTTGCTTATTAATCGGTTATCACGTATTGATTTTATTGTATTTTTTACGAATGTACTAGGATTTTTAATGTTATCGCTTCACTTGTTTATGCCAACGGATCAAGTTCCACTTGTCGTGCAAGCTCAGTTGATGAGTGAATTGTTATCGATTCATATCACGATGGCGTTGATTGCCTATGGTGCATTTACTTTTGCTTTTGTTTTTTCTGGAATGTATTTACTTCAACATCAAATGCTAAAACAAAAAAAATGGACGATTCGCATGAAACGATTTGGAAATTTATCAAGGCTTGAAAATTTAGCTTATTATTCTACGATGCTTGGTGTACCTTTATTGTTACTAAGTATCATTTTAGGTATTATTTGGGCTATGGCGAAATTGACAATTTTTGTATGGTTGGATCCGAAAGTATTGACTACTTTGTTTATTATTGGCTTATATAGTTTTTATTTATATATGAAAGTAACAGAGAAAAAACAAGGAAAATCATTAGCTTGGATAAACATTATGGCTTTTTTATGTGTTTTAATTAATTTATTTTTGTCCACTAGGTTATCGAATTTTCATTTATGGTATCAATAA
- the hemA gene encoding glutamyl-tRNA reductase has translation MHILVVGLNYKTAPVEIREKLSFNESEVVDAVKVLRNKKSILEDVIVSTCNRTEIYAVVDQLHTGRYYIKEFLADWFGLKKEEFEPYLFIREATDAVQHLFRVICGLDSMILGETQIIGQVRDAFLIAQEAQTTGTIFNELFKQAITIAKRSQSETEIGEHAVSVSYAAVELAKKIFGELTNKHVLIVGAGQMGKLTALNLHGSGASQVTVLNRTVERAEELAKDFNGVARSMQQLEESLIEGDILISSTGAKDYVITKEMVQAIIRKRKGRPLLMIDIAVPRDLDPSIDELESVFLYDIDDLQDIVEANIEERRRHAEKIDMMILDEIDIFNEWLNMLGVVPVISALRKKALSIQAETMKSIERKMPDLTDREKKVLSKHTKSIINQLLRDPILQAKEMATDKHAEQSLQLFMKIFAIEEEVKQEAKGKGIALAGVENKPAPSMLRS, from the coding sequence TTGCATATCCTAGTTGTAGGATTAAATTACAAAACAGCGCCTGTAGAAATTCGAGAAAAATTATCCTTTAATGAATCAGAAGTGGTAGATGCTGTTAAAGTTCTTCGAAACAAAAAGAGTATTTTAGAGGATGTTATCGTCTCAACTTGTAATCGAACGGAAATTTATGCAGTAGTTGATCAACTTCATACAGGACGTTATTATATAAAAGAATTTTTAGCAGATTGGTTTGGATTAAAGAAAGAAGAGTTTGAACCGTACTTATTTATTCGAGAAGCAACAGATGCGGTGCAACATTTATTCCGCGTAATTTGTGGATTGGATTCGATGATTCTAGGGGAGACGCAAATTATCGGACAAGTACGAGATGCCTTTTTAATTGCGCAAGAAGCGCAAACAACAGGTACTATTTTTAATGAATTGTTTAAACAAGCAATCACAATAGCAAAACGTTCTCAATCTGAAACAGAAATCGGAGAACATGCTGTGTCTGTCAGTTATGCAGCAGTGGAACTTGCAAAAAAAATATTCGGTGAATTAACGAATAAACATGTTTTAATTGTTGGTGCTGGACAAATGGGGAAATTAACAGCACTTAATTTACACGGTTCCGGAGCATCACAAGTGACCGTTCTTAATCGAACCGTAGAGCGTGCAGAAGAACTTGCGAAAGACTTTAATGGTGTAGCACGTTCCATGCAACAATTAGAAGAATCGTTAATAGAGGGAGATATTTTAATTAGTTCTACAGGAGCAAAAGATTATGTCATTACGAAAGAAATGGTACAAGCAATCATTCGTAAACGAAAAGGGCGCCCGTTGTTAATGATTGATATCGCAGTACCACGTGACTTAGATCCTTCAATCGATGAGTTAGAAAGTGTCTTTTTATATGACATTGATGATTTACAAGATATTGTGGAAGCAAACATTGAAGAACGTCGTCGTCATGCAGAGAAAATTGATATGATGATTTTAGATGAAATAGATATATTTAATGAATGGTTAAACATGCTTGGGGTCGTTCCAGTTATTTCAGCTTTACGTAAAAAAGCGTTGTCTATTCAAGCAGAAACAATGAAAAGTATTGAAAGAAAAATGCCGGATTTAACCGATCGCGAGAAAAAAGTATTAAGTAAACATACAAAAAGTATTATCAACCAGTTATTACGTGATCCTATTTTACAAGCCAAAGAAATGGCAACGGACAAACATGCGGAACAATCGTTACAATTGTTTATGAAAATTTTTGCTATTGAAGAAGAAGTAAAACAAGAAGCAAAAGGAAAAGGAATCGCATTAGCAGGGGTGGAAAATAAACCGGCACCGTCTATGCTTCGTTCCTAA
- the yihA gene encoding ribosome biogenesis GTP-binding protein YihA/YsxC, whose amino-acid sequence MKVNQAEFIISAVKEEQYPTDDLVEFALAGRSNVGKSSFINKMIGRKNLARTSSKPGKTQTLNFYKINDAFYFVDVPGYGFARVSKSEREAWGRMIETYLGQREPLKMVLLIVDLRHAPSKDDQLMYEWLKHYDIPTMIVATKADKIPKGKHQKHIKIVKETLQVDKNDTVVLFSSETGLGKEETWKQLSAYLQPKE is encoded by the coding sequence GTGAAAGTTAACCAAGCTGAATTTATTATTAGTGCGGTAAAGGAAGAACAATATCCAACAGATGATCTAGTAGAATTTGCACTTGCAGGGCGATCTAACGTGGGAAAATCATCGTTCATTAATAAGATGATTGGTCGAAAAAATTTAGCACGAACGTCGTCCAAACCTGGTAAAACACAAACGTTAAATTTTTATAAAATCAATGATGCCTTTTATTTTGTGGATGTTCCTGGATACGGATTTGCCCGTGTATCAAAATCAGAGCGAGAAGCATGGGGAAGAATGATTGAAACGTATTTAGGGCAGCGTGAACCTTTAAAAATGGTATTACTCATCGTCGATTTACGCCATGCTCCGTCTAAAGATGACCAATTGATGTATGAATGGCTAAAACATTATGACATTCCAACGATGATTGTGGCAACAAAAGCAGATAAGATCCCAAAAGGGAAGCATCAAAAACATATAAAAATCGTAAAAGAAACATTACAAGTAGATAAAAACGATACGGTTGTTTTATTTTCTTCTGAAACAGGACTTGGAAAAGAAGAAACTTGGAAACAATTGAGTGCTTATTTACAACCAAAAGAATGA